One window of the Prionailurus bengalensis isolate Pbe53 chromosome E1, Fcat_Pben_1.1_paternal_pri, whole genome shotgun sequence genome contains the following:
- the WNK4 gene encoding serine/threonine-protein kinase WNK4 isoform X3: MLAPPASETAVPMSQAEADLALRPPPPLAAAGPPRLGPPPRRARRFSGKAETRPRSSRLSRRSSVDLGLLSSWSQPASPAPEPPEPPDSAEPDPAKSPPPSCPEPPEGTWTGGAPAKAADSARPELAVSAGGPGSREPPRVPEAAARERQREQEEKEDTETQAVATSPDGRYLKFDIEIGRGSFKTVYRGLDTDTTVEVAWCELQTRKLSRTERQRFSEEVEMLKGLQHPNIVRFYDSWKSVLKGQVCIVLVTELMTSGTLKTYLRRFREMKPRVLQRWSRQILRGLHFLHTRVPPILHRDLKCDNVFITGPSGSVKIGDLGLATLKRASFAKSVIGTPEFMAPEMYEEKYDEAVDVYAFGMCMLEMATSEYPYSECQNAAQIYRKVTSGTKPNSFYKVKMPEVKEIIEGCIRTDKNERFTIQDLLAHAFFREERGVHVELAEEDDGEKPGLKLWLRMEDARRGGRPRDNQAIEFLFQLGRDAAEEVAQEMVALGLVCEADYQPVARAVRERVAAIQRKREKLRKARELEALPPAPGPPPAAVPKTPGPPSVFPPEPEEPEADQHQSFLLRHASYSSTTSDCETDGYLSSSGFLDASDPAFQPPGGVPSSPAESHLCLPSAFALSIPRSGPGSDFSPGDSYASDAASGLSDVGEGMGRMRRPPGRNLRRRPRSRLRVTSVSDQNDRVVECQLQTHNSKMVTFRFDLDGDSPEEIAAAMVYNEFILPSERAGFLSRIQEIIQRVETLLKRDTGPVEAAEDPLGPQVEPAPLPALSDPLPDPSRELQSSTSLEQSCWAAFSTSPSSPGTPLSPGNLFSPGTPVSPSPIFPITSPPCCPSPVPFSQVSSNLSPQTLSSPLAFSPSAAQLPGPPSQSPPSCLLPSPPAFSPSCSQVTITPPSFPHCPSASPLPSTTAAPLLSLASAFSLAVMTVAQSLLSPSPGLLSQSPPTPPAPLPSLPLPPPPAPCGQDRPSPPTAETESEVPPNPARPLLGEARLAPISEEGKPQLVGRFQVTSSKEPAEPLPLQPTFPTLSSSLKPPTPQLTSESSDTEDSAGGGPEAREALAESDRAAEGLVAGAEEEGDDGKEPRGGGSPPPQSHPSPVWMNYSYSSLCLSSEESESSGEDEEFWAQLQSLRQKHLSEVEALQTLQKKEIEDLYSRLGKQPPPGIVAPAAMLSSRQRRLSKGSFPTSRRNSLQRSEPPGPVNSEQKPCVSPIPGPMMEFVLSESADQHSSARRPQY; the protein is encoded by the exons ATGCTGGCACCCCCGGCCTCCGAGACTGCGGTCCCCATGTCCCAGGCGGAGGCCGACCTGGCCCTGCGGCCCCCGCCGCCTCTCGCTGCCGCGGGGCCGCCCCGCCTCGGGCCCCCTCCTCGCCGGGCGCGCCGCTTCTCCGGGAAGGCTGAGACCCGGCCGCGCTCTTCCCGTCTCAGCCGCCGCAGCTCAGTCGACTTGGGGCTGCTGAGCTCTTGGTCCCAGCCAGCCTCACCCGCTCCGGAGCCCCCTGAGCCTCCGGACTCCGCTGAACCCGACCCCGCGAAAAGCCCACCGCCTAGCTGCCCAGAACCCCCCGAGGGCACGTGGACCGGGGGAGCCCCCGCGAAGGCTGCAGACTCAGCGCGTCCAGAGCTAGCAGTCTCGGCAGGAGGCCCGGGGTCCCGGGAACCGCCGAGGGTCCCCGAAGCCGCGGCTCGGGAGcggcagagggagcaggaggaaaaggaagacacgGAGACCCAGGCAGTGGCAACGTCCCCGGACGGCCGATACCTCAAGTTTGACATCGAGATCGGACGTGGCTCGTTCAAGACGGTGTATCGAGGGCTGGACACCGACACCACGGTGGAGGTGGCCTGGTGTGAGCTGCAG ACTCGGAAACTCTCTCGAACGGAGCGGCAGCGATTCTCTGAGGAAGTGGAGATGCTCAAGGGGCTGCAACATCCCAACATCGTCCGCTTCTATGATTCGTGGAAGTCGGTGCTGAAGGGCCAGGTTTGCATCGTACTGGTCACCGAACTCATGACCTCCGGCACGCTCAAGAC atACCTGAGGCGGTTCCGTGAGATGAAGCCGAGAGTTCTTCAGCGCTGGAGCCGCCAGATCCTTCGGGGGCTTCATTTCCTACACACCCGGGTACCCCCCATTCTGCACCGGGATCTCAAGTGCGACAACGTCTTTATCACTGGCCCTTCAGGGTCGGTCAAGATCGGGGACCTGGGCCTGGCCACGCTCAAGCGCGCCTCCTTTGCCAAGAGCGTGATAG GGACCCCGGAGTTCATGGCCCCGGAGATGTACGAGGAAAAGTACGATGAGGCGGTGGACGTGTACGCGTTTGGCATGTGCATGCTGGAGATGGCTACCTCAGAGTACCCTTACTCCGAGTGCCAGAATGCCGCGCAAATCTACCGCAAAGTCACTTCG GGCACAAAGCCGAACAGCTTCTATAAGGTGAAGATGCCTGAGGTGAAGGAGATCATTGAAGGCTGCATCCGCACAGATAAGAAcgagag GTTCACCATCCAGGACCTCCTGGCTCACGCCTTCTTCCGCGAGGAGCGCGGCGTGCACGTGGAGCTGGCGGAGGAGGACGACGGTGAGAAGCCCGGCCTCAAGCTCTGGCTGCGCATGGAGGACGCGCGGCGCGGGGGGCGCCCGCGGGACAACCAGGCCATAGAGTTCCTGTTCCAACTGGGCCGGGACGCGGCAGAGGAGGTGGCGCAGGAGATG GTGGCCCTGGGTCTAGTCTGTGAAGCTGACTACCAGCCAGTGGCCCGCGCAGTACGTGAACGAGTTGCTGCCATCCAGCGGAAGCGTGAGAAGCTGCGCAAAGCTAGGGAGTTGGAAGCCCTCCCCCCTGCACCAGGACCCCCACCAGCAGCTGTCCCCAAGACTCCTGGTCCCCCCAGTGTCTTCCCCCCTGAGCCTGAGGAGCCAGAGGCAGACCAGCACCAGTCTTTCCTCTTGCGCCATGCCAGCTACTCATCTACCACCT cggATTGCGAGACTGATGGCTACCTCAGCTCCTCCGGCTTCCTGGATGCCTCAGACCCTGCCTTTCAGCCCCCTGGGGGGGTGCCATCCAGCCCCGCTGAGTCCCATCTCTGCCTGCCCTCG GCTTTTGCCCTGTCCATTCCACGTTCTGGCCCTGGCAGTGACTTTTCCCCGGGAGACAG ctaTGCCTCAGATGCAGCATCAGGTCTTAGTGATGTGGGAGAAGGGATGGGACGCATGAGGAGACCCCCAGGGAGAAATCTCCGGCGTAGACCCCGATCCCGGCTTCGGGTCACTAGT GTCTCAGACCAGAATGACAGAGTGGTTGAGTGCCAGCTACAGACGCACAACAGCAAGATGGTGACCTTCCGATTTGATCTGGATGGCGACAGCCCGGAAGAGATTGCGGCTGCCAtg GTGTATAATGAGTTCATTCTGCCCTCGGAGCGAGCCGGATTCCTGAGCCGCATTCAGGAGATCATCCAGCGAGTGGAGACCCTGTTGAAGAGAGATACTGGCCCTGTGGAGGCTGCTGAGGACCCCCTGGGCCCCCAG gTGGAGCCAGCACCATTGCCTGCCCTCTCTGACCCCCTCCCAGACCCATCCCGTG AGCTCCAGAGCAGCACCTCCCTGGAGCAGAGTTGCTGGGCAGCCTTCTCCACCTCGCCATCTTCTCCTGGAACCCCCTTGTCTCCTGGAAACCTGTTTTCCCCCGGAACTCCTGTCTCCCCAAGTCCCATTTTCCCCATCACTTCTCCCCCATGTTGCCCCAGTCCTGTCCCATTCTCCCAAGTCTCTTCAAATCTCTCTCCACAGACCCTCAGCTCCCCACTGGCATTCTCCCCCAGTGCTGCCCAgctccctggccctccctctcAGTCTCCGCCGAGttgccttctcccttctccacctGCCTTCTCTCCCAGTTGTTCTCAGGTCACCATtactcctccttcctttccccactgcccctctgcttccccccttccctccaccacagcagcccctctcctctctctggctaGTGCCTTCTCACTGGCTGTGATGACCGTGGCCCAgtccctgctgtctccctcaccTGGGCTCCTGTCCCAGTCTCCTCCAacccctcctgctcccctccctagcttgcccctgccccctccccctgctccttgtGGCCAGGATAGGCCTTCACCCCCAACAGCTGAGACCGAGAGTGAG GTCCCGCCAAATCCTGCTCGGCCACTCCTGGGCGAAGCCAGACTAGCACCCATCTCTGAAG AGGGAAAGCCACAGCTTGTGGGGCGTTTCCAAGTGACTTCATCCAAGGAACCAGCTGAGCCTCTACCCCTGCAACCAACATTCCCAACTCTCTCCAGTTCCCTGAAGCCTCCAACCCCTCAGCTGACCTCGGAGAGCTCAGACACAGAGGATAGTGCTGGAGGCGGGCCGGAGGCCAGGGAGGCTCTAGCCGAAAGTGACCGTGCAGCTGAAGGCCTAGTGGCTGGAGCGGAGGAGGAAGGGGACGATGGGAAGGAACCCCGAGGGGggggcagccccccaccccagagccatCCCAGCCCAGTGTGGATGAACTACTCATACAGCAGCCTGTGTCTGAGCAGTGAGGAGTCAGAGAGCAGCGGGGAGGATGAGGAATTCTGGGCTCAGCTTCAGAGTCTTCGGCAGAA GCACTTGTCGGAGGTGGAGGCACTACAGACactacagaaaaaggaaattgaggaCTTGTACAGCCGGCTTGGGAAGCAGCCCCCGCCGGGTATCGTGGCCCCAGCTGCTATGCTGTCCAGCCGCCAGCGCCGCCTCTCCAAGGGCAGTTTCCCCACCTCCCGCCGCAACAGCCTGCAGCGCTCTGAGCCCCCGGGCCCTG tGAATTCAGAACAGAAGCCATGTGTCTCTCCCATACCAGGGCCCATGATGGAGTTCGTGCTCTCAGAATCTGCTGACCAACACAGCTCCGCAAGAAGACCCCAGTACTGA
- the WNK4 gene encoding serine/threonine-protein kinase WNK4 isoform X4, protein MLAPPASETAVPMSQAEADLALRPPPPLAAAGPPRLGPPPRRARRFSGKAETRPRSSRLSRRSSVDLGLLSSWSQPASPAPEPPEPPDSAEPDPAKSPPPSCPEPPEGTWTGGAPAKAADSARPELAVSAGGPGSREPPRVPEAAARERQREQEEKEDTETQAVATSPDGRYLKFDIEIGRGSFKTVYRGLDTDTTVEVAWCELQTRKLSRTERQRFSEEVEMLKGLQHPNIVRFYDSWKSVLKGQVCIVLVTELMTSGTLKTYLRRFREMKPRVLQRWSRQILRGLHFLHTRVPPILHRDLKCDNVFITGPSGSVKIGDLGLATLKRASFAKSVIGTPEFMAPEMYEEKYDEAVDVYAFGMCMLEMATSEYPYSECQNAAQIYRKVTSGTKPNSFYKVKMPEVKEIIEGCIRTDKNERFTIQDLLAHAFFREERGVHVELAEEDDGEKPGLKLWLRMEDARRGGRPRDNQAIEFLFQLGRDAAEEVAQEMVALGLVCEADYQPVARAVRERVAAIQRKREKLRKARELEALPPAPGPPPAAVPKTPGPPSVFPPEPEEPEADQHQSFLLRHASYSSTTSDCETDGYLSSSGFLDASDPAFQPPGGVPSSPAESHLCLPSAFALSIPRSGPGSDFSPGDSYASDAASGLSDVGEGMGRMRRPPGRNLRRRPRSRLRVTSVSDQNDRVVECQLQTHNSKMVTFRFDLDGDSPEEIAAAMVYNEFILPSERAGFLSRIQEIIQRVETLLKRDTGPVEAAEDPLGPQVEPAPLPALSDPLPDPSRELQSSTSLEQSCWAAFSTSPSSPGTPLSPGNLFSPGTPVSPSPIFPITSPPCCPSPVPFSQVSSNLSPQTLSSPLAFSPSAAQLPGPPSQSPPSCLLPSPPAFSPSCSQVTITPPSFPHCPSASPLPSTTAAPLLSLASAFSLAVMTVAQSLLSPSPGLLSQSPPTPPAPLPSLPLPPPPAPCGQDRPSPPTAETESEVPPNPARPLLGEARLAPISEEGKPQLVGRFQVTSSKEPAEPLPLQPTFPTLSSSLKPPTPQLTSESSDTEDSAGGGPEAREALAESDRAAEGLVAGAEEEGDDGKEPRGGGSPPPQSHPSPVWMNYSYSSLCLSSEESESSGEDEEFWAQLQSLRQKHLSEVEALQTLQKKEIEDLYSRLGKQPPPGIVAPAAMLSSRQRRLSKGSFPTSRRNSLQRSEPPGPGIMRRNSLSGSSTGSQEQRASKGVTFAGDVGRMGP, encoded by the exons ATGCTGGCACCCCCGGCCTCCGAGACTGCGGTCCCCATGTCCCAGGCGGAGGCCGACCTGGCCCTGCGGCCCCCGCCGCCTCTCGCTGCCGCGGGGCCGCCCCGCCTCGGGCCCCCTCCTCGCCGGGCGCGCCGCTTCTCCGGGAAGGCTGAGACCCGGCCGCGCTCTTCCCGTCTCAGCCGCCGCAGCTCAGTCGACTTGGGGCTGCTGAGCTCTTGGTCCCAGCCAGCCTCACCCGCTCCGGAGCCCCCTGAGCCTCCGGACTCCGCTGAACCCGACCCCGCGAAAAGCCCACCGCCTAGCTGCCCAGAACCCCCCGAGGGCACGTGGACCGGGGGAGCCCCCGCGAAGGCTGCAGACTCAGCGCGTCCAGAGCTAGCAGTCTCGGCAGGAGGCCCGGGGTCCCGGGAACCGCCGAGGGTCCCCGAAGCCGCGGCTCGGGAGcggcagagggagcaggaggaaaaggaagacacgGAGACCCAGGCAGTGGCAACGTCCCCGGACGGCCGATACCTCAAGTTTGACATCGAGATCGGACGTGGCTCGTTCAAGACGGTGTATCGAGGGCTGGACACCGACACCACGGTGGAGGTGGCCTGGTGTGAGCTGCAG ACTCGGAAACTCTCTCGAACGGAGCGGCAGCGATTCTCTGAGGAAGTGGAGATGCTCAAGGGGCTGCAACATCCCAACATCGTCCGCTTCTATGATTCGTGGAAGTCGGTGCTGAAGGGCCAGGTTTGCATCGTACTGGTCACCGAACTCATGACCTCCGGCACGCTCAAGAC atACCTGAGGCGGTTCCGTGAGATGAAGCCGAGAGTTCTTCAGCGCTGGAGCCGCCAGATCCTTCGGGGGCTTCATTTCCTACACACCCGGGTACCCCCCATTCTGCACCGGGATCTCAAGTGCGACAACGTCTTTATCACTGGCCCTTCAGGGTCGGTCAAGATCGGGGACCTGGGCCTGGCCACGCTCAAGCGCGCCTCCTTTGCCAAGAGCGTGATAG GGACCCCGGAGTTCATGGCCCCGGAGATGTACGAGGAAAAGTACGATGAGGCGGTGGACGTGTACGCGTTTGGCATGTGCATGCTGGAGATGGCTACCTCAGAGTACCCTTACTCCGAGTGCCAGAATGCCGCGCAAATCTACCGCAAAGTCACTTCG GGCACAAAGCCGAACAGCTTCTATAAGGTGAAGATGCCTGAGGTGAAGGAGATCATTGAAGGCTGCATCCGCACAGATAAGAAcgagag GTTCACCATCCAGGACCTCCTGGCTCACGCCTTCTTCCGCGAGGAGCGCGGCGTGCACGTGGAGCTGGCGGAGGAGGACGACGGTGAGAAGCCCGGCCTCAAGCTCTGGCTGCGCATGGAGGACGCGCGGCGCGGGGGGCGCCCGCGGGACAACCAGGCCATAGAGTTCCTGTTCCAACTGGGCCGGGACGCGGCAGAGGAGGTGGCGCAGGAGATG GTGGCCCTGGGTCTAGTCTGTGAAGCTGACTACCAGCCAGTGGCCCGCGCAGTACGTGAACGAGTTGCTGCCATCCAGCGGAAGCGTGAGAAGCTGCGCAAAGCTAGGGAGTTGGAAGCCCTCCCCCCTGCACCAGGACCCCCACCAGCAGCTGTCCCCAAGACTCCTGGTCCCCCCAGTGTCTTCCCCCCTGAGCCTGAGGAGCCAGAGGCAGACCAGCACCAGTCTTTCCTCTTGCGCCATGCCAGCTACTCATCTACCACCT cggATTGCGAGACTGATGGCTACCTCAGCTCCTCCGGCTTCCTGGATGCCTCAGACCCTGCCTTTCAGCCCCCTGGGGGGGTGCCATCCAGCCCCGCTGAGTCCCATCTCTGCCTGCCCTCG GCTTTTGCCCTGTCCATTCCACGTTCTGGCCCTGGCAGTGACTTTTCCCCGGGAGACAG ctaTGCCTCAGATGCAGCATCAGGTCTTAGTGATGTGGGAGAAGGGATGGGACGCATGAGGAGACCCCCAGGGAGAAATCTCCGGCGTAGACCCCGATCCCGGCTTCGGGTCACTAGT GTCTCAGACCAGAATGACAGAGTGGTTGAGTGCCAGCTACAGACGCACAACAGCAAGATGGTGACCTTCCGATTTGATCTGGATGGCGACAGCCCGGAAGAGATTGCGGCTGCCAtg GTGTATAATGAGTTCATTCTGCCCTCGGAGCGAGCCGGATTCCTGAGCCGCATTCAGGAGATCATCCAGCGAGTGGAGACCCTGTTGAAGAGAGATACTGGCCCTGTGGAGGCTGCTGAGGACCCCCTGGGCCCCCAG gTGGAGCCAGCACCATTGCCTGCCCTCTCTGACCCCCTCCCAGACCCATCCCGTG AGCTCCAGAGCAGCACCTCCCTGGAGCAGAGTTGCTGGGCAGCCTTCTCCACCTCGCCATCTTCTCCTGGAACCCCCTTGTCTCCTGGAAACCTGTTTTCCCCCGGAACTCCTGTCTCCCCAAGTCCCATTTTCCCCATCACTTCTCCCCCATGTTGCCCCAGTCCTGTCCCATTCTCCCAAGTCTCTTCAAATCTCTCTCCACAGACCCTCAGCTCCCCACTGGCATTCTCCCCCAGTGCTGCCCAgctccctggccctccctctcAGTCTCCGCCGAGttgccttctcccttctccacctGCCTTCTCTCCCAGTTGTTCTCAGGTCACCATtactcctccttcctttccccactgcccctctgcttccccccttccctccaccacagcagcccctctcctctctctggctaGTGCCTTCTCACTGGCTGTGATGACCGTGGCCCAgtccctgctgtctccctcaccTGGGCTCCTGTCCCAGTCTCCTCCAacccctcctgctcccctccctagcttgcccctgccccctccccctgctccttgtGGCCAGGATAGGCCTTCACCCCCAACAGCTGAGACCGAGAGTGAG GTCCCGCCAAATCCTGCTCGGCCACTCCTGGGCGAAGCCAGACTAGCACCCATCTCTGAAG AGGGAAAGCCACAGCTTGTGGGGCGTTTCCAAGTGACTTCATCCAAGGAACCAGCTGAGCCTCTACCCCTGCAACCAACATTCCCAACTCTCTCCAGTTCCCTGAAGCCTCCAACCCCTCAGCTGACCTCGGAGAGCTCAGACACAGAGGATAGTGCTGGAGGCGGGCCGGAGGCCAGGGAGGCTCTAGCCGAAAGTGACCGTGCAGCTGAAGGCCTAGTGGCTGGAGCGGAGGAGGAAGGGGACGATGGGAAGGAACCCCGAGGGGggggcagccccccaccccagagccatCCCAGCCCAGTGTGGATGAACTACTCATACAGCAGCCTGTGTCTGAGCAGTGAGGAGTCAGAGAGCAGCGGGGAGGATGAGGAATTCTGGGCTCAGCTTCAGAGTCTTCGGCAGAA GCACTTGTCGGAGGTGGAGGCACTACAGACactacagaaaaaggaaattgaggaCTTGTACAGCCGGCTTGGGAAGCAGCCCCCGCCGGGTATCGTGGCCCCAGCTGCTATGCTGTCCAGCCGCCAGCGCCGCCTCTCCAAGGGCAGTTTCCCCACCTCCCGCCGCAACAGCCTGCAGCGCTCTGAGCCCCCGGGCCCTG GCATCATGCGAAGGAACTCCCTGAGTGGCAGCAGCACCGGCTCCCAGGAGCAGCGGGCAAGCAAGGGGGTGACATTCGCCGGGGATGTTGGCAGGATG GGCCCATGA